The window GAACCGGCGAAGTTCCGCCTGGCACGCCCCTTGGGAACGGAGGAACCGGCGGGGCTTGGGCTCATGATCGCAGTTTCCTCGGCGTCGGCACGGCGGTCCGGTCCCGCCCGGTCGGGACCACAGCATAGGCACGACCGCCCAGGGGCTCCTCAGTCCACCCGCGCCGTCCAGGAGCGCGTGGTCACCCACTCCGCCCCGGTGACGGCGGCCGTCCGCGCGTCCACCGCCGCGCGCCCCGGCAGATACACCGGAGCGTCCGGGTGCAACGGCAGCACCCGCAGCCGTAGCGCCCCGGCCGGCAGCCGGTCCACGCCGATGTCCCAGACCCGCCCCGAGAAGAACTGGTCCGCGACGAGCCGGTCGCCCACGTACGCCCGCCCCACGTCTCCCGTCCAGGTCAGCCGCAGCACGGTCCCGGTCGGCAGATCGTCCGGCACCTCGACGCGGTATTCGGCGGCCACGCTCTCGAAGTACTTGTCCGCGGGCGCACTGGCCCGGCCGAGGACACCTGCCACCGGTTCAGGCGCGGGCCCGGCGGGACGCACCTGCGTCAGGTGTACGTCCCCCAAGGCGTCGGGCACGTCGAGCGCGTACCGGGTGAACACCCCGTACGCCGTCCCCGTCACCGCCGTACCCTCCACCACCGGATCCCGTTCCGGCGCGGCCAGTACGGCGAACGACGGCCGGGCCGCCGGGCTGTGCACGCGGACGTCACCCCGGTCGAAGACGACCCCGTCCGCACACAGCACCAGCCGCTCGACACCCCAGGCCTCGCCCCGGTAGACGCAACGGGCCGTCGCCGCGTCGAGGACCAGCACACCGACCCGCCCGCCGTCCGCCGTGCCGACCTCGACCAAGGCGTCGGTGCCCGGGCGTAGACCGGTCACCAGAACCCGTCCGTCGACGTGGGCGACCTCGCCGGACGGCGTGTCGACGGACGTCACCGTGCCCGCGTCCAGGGCGAGTTCGGGGGCGATGCCGTCCGTGGCGGCCAGCACCAGCACCGTACGGCCTTCGTCCTGGACCGTGCACACCGGCTGCGCGGTGGCCCACTCCAGCCGCAGACCCGCCACCTCCAGACGCAGCGGCCAGCAGAAGTAGGCGCCGGTAGGGATGGTCACCGGAACGCTCGGCAGACTCAACTCACCCTCAGCATCGGGTAGTTCAACGCAGAACGTCGTCTCCGGGTGATCCGGCAGCGGCTCGTGCGGCTGGTGGTTGTTGACGAACAGGAAGCCCGAGTCGCCGTCGCTGCGGACCGCCCAGCGCAGGGTGTCCCGGTCGTCCTGACCGGTCGGCTGCCGCTCGGGCAGCACCGCCTCCATCGGCGCGATGAGCTGCCCGAAGTCGGCCAGCATCAGGTGCTGGAGGCGCAGTTCGTGGTACGAGGGCCGGTACTGGCCGTACTCGCCGAGCGGCGCCTGGAAGTCGTACGTCAGCACCGGCAGGTCGTTGGGGTAGTCGCTGGCGTGGGACTCCTGGAGGGCGCCGGGTGGGTTCGTGCCGCCGTGGAACATGTAGTAGCCCTGCCAGACCGAGCCGCAGCCGATCTTCGTCAGGCCCAGTGCGCCGATGTCGGCGGCTTCCACGCGCGGCCGCCGGTGATACGCCACCGCCATCCCGCCGCCCAACTCGCAGGTGGCCCACGGGAATCGGTCCGTCGGGGCCGGTTCGCCGCCGCGGACGGTGGCGGGCCGCAGGTCGGCGCCGATGCCCTCGTCGTCGCGCTGGTCGGTGAAGAAGAAGTGCTTGCGGCAGGTGTCGGGCCAGCCGCCGTCCCACTCCGTCCAGAACGTCTCCGGATAGCCGCCGTACAGCGGAAGCAGCTCGTCGGGCGGGAGTTGGACACCGCCCCAGGCGGTCGACGTCCACAGGGGTGCGCTGAGGCCGGCCTCCTGGGCCATGCGCTTGAGGGTGAGGAGGTGGCCGGGCTGGTCGTAGAGCTCGTTCTCGATCTGGATCGCGACGATCGGGCCGCCGTGCGCCCGGTCCAGGCCGCGCAGTTGCTCCGCGACGGCCGTGAACCAGGCGCGTACGGGCCCCAGATAGCCGGGGTCGTCGGTGCGGGGTGTGCAGTCGCGGGCCAGGAGCCAGTCGGGCAGCCCTCCGTTGCGTACCTCGGCGTGGCACCAGGGGCCGATCCGGGGGATGAAGTCCAGGCCGTGCCGGGCGCAGAGCTCGGCGAAGCGGCGCAGATCGCGGTCGCCGTCGAAGCGGACCCGGCCCTCGATCTCCTCGTGGTGGATCCAGATGACGTAACTGGCGACGGCACTCACCCCGCCCGCCTTCATCTTCAGCAGCTCCTCCTCCCAACTCCCCAACGGATACCGGGAGTAGTGGAACTCGCCGGAGACCGGGAACCAGGGGCGGCCGCCGCGGGTGAACCAGCGGCTGGTGACCTCGATCGGGTCGGACACGCCGGGCGCGTCGGTGAAGGGCAGATGGCCGGTCAGCGGGGGAGCGGTGGGCGCGGGGACGCGCAGGCGGTGCGTCATGAGTGGTTCTCCGTGCCGAGGTCGGCGGTGTCGGTGAGCTGGGCGCGGGTGCTGGTGGTGGCGTGGAGTTCCAGCAGGACGAGGTCGTTGGCGCCGGGGCGCAGGATCGGGGCGGGGACGTACAGGGTGCGCTGGGGGCCGCGGTTCCAGTAGCGGCCGAGGTGGAAGCCGTTGACCCAGGCCTGGCCCTTGGTCCAGCCGGGGAGGGAGAGGAAGGCGTCGGCGGGGGTGTCCACCTCGAAGGTGCCGTGGTGGAAGGCGGGTTCGGTGCAGGCTCCCGGTGTGAAGGGCACCTTGTCCAGGTCGGTCAGCGGCAGGGGGTGGCAGTCCCAGCCGCGCAGCGCGGTGCCGTCGAGGGTGACGGGGCCCAGCAGGCCCTTCGGGGCGCCGATGCGCGGGCCGTAGTTGACCCCGCCCTGGTTCTCGACCAGGACGTCGAGCGTGGCGCCGGGGTACGGGACTCGCAGGCGCAGTGTCTCGTCGTACCGCTCGCGTTCGAGTACGCCGACGGGGGCGCCGGCGACGAAGACCTGGGCGCGGTCACCGACTCCGCCCGTGAAGTGCAGCAGACGGTCGCCCGCTGTGGGGAGGGTCGTGCGGTAGAGCACGTAACCCGCGTGCAGGCCGAGGGCGTCCATGGTGAGCGGGTCGCCGTCGGTGTGGACGGGCTTGGAGAGGTCGGTCAGGTGCGGCAGCAGCGGGGCCCGCTGGGTCAACTCGACTGGTGTGGGCGGGAGTTTGGGTGCCGGGGCCGGGACGGGTTCGTCGGGTACCGGGGCGTGGCGGGCGATGACCTCGCGGAAGGCCTGGTACTTGGGGCTCGGGTCGCCGTGCTCGGTGAGCGGGGCGTCGTAGTCGTACGACGTGACGGTCGGGGCGTAGGTGTGGTGGTGGTTGGCGCCGTTGCTGAAGCCGAAGTTGGTGCCGCCGTGGAACATGTAGATGTTGACGGACGCCCCGGCCGACAGCAGCCGGTCCAGGTCCGCGGCGGCGTCGGCCGCGTCCCGGCCGTGGTGCGGCCCGCCCCAGTGGTCGAACCAGCCGATCCAGAACTCCATGCACATCAGCGGCCCTTGGGGCTGGAAGGCGCGCAGCTCGGCCAGATTCCGGTCGATCCGGCTGCCGAAGGTGGCCGTAGTCAGGACGCCGGGCAGGCTCCCCGCGGCCAGATGCTCGGGGTTGGCCTGGTCGCAGGTGAACAGCAGCTCCTCGACACCGCGGGTGCGGAATGCCTGCTCCAGGTGCTTGAGATAGGCACTGTCGTCGCCGTAGGCCCCGTACTCGTTCTCCACCTGCACGGCGATGGCCGGGCCACCGGACGCGGCCATGTGCGGCAGCAGGGGTGGGATCAGCAGGTCGAGGTAGCGGTCGACCGCCCCGGTGAAGCGGGGGTCGGAGCTGCGCAGGCGGATGCCGGGGTCGGAGGTGAGCCAGGAGGGCAGGCCGCCGCCGTCCCACTCGGCGCAGATGAACGGGCCGGGGCGCAGCAGGACGTGCAGGCCCTCGGCCTGGGCGAGGCTCAGATAGCGGGGCAGGTCGCGGAAGCCGTCGAGGACGAGGGGGCCCTCGGGGTCCGGCTGGTGCAGGTTCCAAGGGACGTACGTCTCCACCGTGTTGAGGCCCATCAGACGTGCCTTGCGCAGGCGGTCGGCCCATTGGTCCGGGTGGACGCGGAAGTAGTGCAGGGCGCCGGAGATGATGCGCAGCGGCTCGCCGTGCAGCAGGAAACCGTCGGACGTGGTCGTCAGGGCGGGCATGCGGGGCTTCCCTTCGCTTCGGGTTCAGGGGTGGGTTTCAGTGCGACCGGGCGGGGGCTTCAGCGCGACCGGGTGGCGCGCACCAGCCAGAGCGTCGCCGTCAGGCAGAGTGCCGAGACGGCGCCGAGGAGCAGGGGGACCGTGCGGACGCCGGCCCCCTCGATGGCCTTGCCGAGGGCTGGGCCCGCCACCACGCCGCCGGCCATCGAGGCGGCGATGACCACGGCTGACGCCCGGCGGGCGCGCGGGACCGAACGGTTCAGCCAGGGCAGGCCGGTGGGGAAGATCGGCGCGATGAACAGACCGACACCGGCGTAGGCGTACGGGGCCAGCGCGGGGATCGTGGCGAGCAGCAGGCACACCGTCATTCCCGCGCAGGACACGGTGATGATGGTCTGGGGTGAGTAGCGCAGGGCGAGCGGGGCGACCAGGAAGCGACCGACCGTCATCATCAGCCAGTAGACGGAGGTGGCGGTCGCGGCCAGTCCGGCGCCGTAGCCGACGGTCTCCAGGTGGGTGGGCTCCCAGCCGCCCACGCCCGCCTCGATACCGACGTGCAGCACATACAGGGCGATGAACACGGCGAGTACGGATCCCAGGCTGCGAGCCAGGGCCTGGCTCCGGGGCTCCGCCTCGGTCGGCGGCGGCACCTGGTCGCGTACGCCTCTCAGGCACAGCAGGAGGGGCAGGTTGGCCAGGGCGAAGGCCAGGAAGACCGCCGGGTAGTGCTCGGCGCCGATCAGGCCGATCAGCGCCGGGCCGAGGATCGCGCCGATGCCGAAGTGGGCGTTGAGGATGTTGAGCATGGCCGTCGAGCGGTGGCCGAAGCCGACGGCGAAGAGCTGGTTGAGGCCGTAGTCGACGCCGCCGAACCCCAGACCGGCCAGCAGCGCCATGACGAGGGCCACCGGCCAGTTCGGCGCCAGTGCGAACCCTGCCGCGCCGACGGCCATGAGCAGATACGAGGCGCCGAGGATCCGCCGGTTGCCGATCCGCCCGAAGAAGCGGTCGAAGAGCAGTACTCCGGCCACTCCGCCGACGAAGTGGGCGCTCAGTCCAAGTCCCGCGGCCGACGGGCTGAGCCCGAACTCCTCGCGGAAGGCGGGGATGGCCGGTCCGTACAGGGCCTGAAGGGCGCCGAGAAGCACGAATCCCACGCAGGAGGCGACCACCGCGGTCGGGCTGAAGACCTGTCTGTCCCGCAGCAGCACGGCACACACCTCTCGTTCACGGCCAGCGACGACTGTTGATGTTACCGGTAACATCGCCGCCGTCAAGGGTCTCCTGCAAGCGCTTTCGGTGGCGAGATCTGGGCGTTGTCGCGAGGGAAGAGTCGTCACTAGGGTGCGATTGACGTTTCAAAGGAATCCGTCAACTTCTCGTCAATAAAGGGGAGTTGGCGTGAGCAAGCGCTTACTCCGCATGGCCTTCGTTCCTCCTCGTCCCCACGGAAGGCAGCCACAGTGCGCAAGGAAACGCTCGACTGTCTCATCATCGGCGCTGGTCCCGCGGGCCTCCAGCTCGGCCAACTGCTGCAGTCGGCCGGACACGACTACCGGATCCTGGAGAGCGGCCCCACCCCGGGCACCTTCTTCCGGACCTTCCCCCGTCACCGCCAGTTGATCTCGATCAACAAGGTCCACACCGGCA of the Streptomyces sp. NBC_00287 genome contains:
- a CDS encoding MFS transporter, translated to MLLRDRQVFSPTAVVASCVGFVLLGALQALYGPAIPAFREEFGLSPSAAGLGLSAHFVGGVAGVLLFDRFFGRIGNRRILGASYLLMAVGAAGFALAPNWPVALVMALLAGLGFGGVDYGLNQLFAVGFGHRSTAMLNILNAHFGIGAILGPALIGLIGAEHYPAVFLAFALANLPLLLCLRGVRDQVPPPTEAEPRSQALARSLGSVLAVFIALYVLHVGIEAGVGGWEPTHLETVGYGAGLAATATSVYWLMMTVGRFLVAPLALRYSPQTIITVSCAGMTVCLLLATIPALAPYAYAGVGLFIAPIFPTGLPWLNRSVPRARRASAVVIAASMAGGVVAGPALGKAIEGAGVRTVPLLLGAVSALCLTATLWLVRATRSR
- a CDS encoding glycoside hydrolase family 35 protein codes for the protein MPALTTTSDGFLLHGEPLRIISGALHYFRVHPDQWADRLRKARLMGLNTVETYVPWNLHQPDPEGPLVLDGFRDLPRYLSLAQAEGLHVLLRPGPFICAEWDGGGLPSWLTSDPGIRLRSSDPRFTGAVDRYLDLLIPPLLPHMAASGGPAIAVQVENEYGAYGDDSAYLKHLEQAFRTRGVEELLFTCDQANPEHLAAGSLPGVLTTATFGSRIDRNLAELRAFQPQGPLMCMEFWIGWFDHWGGPHHGRDAADAAADLDRLLSAGASVNIYMFHGGTNFGFSNGANHHHTYAPTVTSYDYDAPLTEHGDPSPKYQAFREVIARHAPVPDEPVPAPAPKLPPTPVELTQRAPLLPHLTDLSKPVHTDGDPLTMDALGLHAGYVLYRTTLPTAGDRLLHFTGGVGDRAQVFVAGAPVGVLERERYDETLRLRVPYPGATLDVLVENQGGVNYGPRIGAPKGLLGPVTLDGTALRGWDCHPLPLTDLDKVPFTPGACTEPAFHHGTFEVDTPADAFLSLPGWTKGQAWVNGFHLGRYWNRGPQRTLYVPAPILRPGANDLVLLELHATTSTRAQLTDTADLGTENHS
- a CDS encoding beta-galactosidase, which produces MTHRLRVPAPTAPPLTGHLPFTDAPGVSDPIEVTSRWFTRGGRPWFPVSGEFHYSRYPLGSWEEELLKMKAGGVSAVASYVIWIHHEEIEGRVRFDGDRDLRRFAELCARHGLDFIPRIGPWCHAEVRNGGLPDWLLARDCTPRTDDPGYLGPVRAWFTAVAEQLRGLDRAHGGPIVAIQIENELYDQPGHLLTLKRMAQEAGLSAPLWTSTAWGGVQLPPDELLPLYGGYPETFWTEWDGGWPDTCRKHFFFTDQRDDEGIGADLRPATVRGGEPAPTDRFPWATCELGGGMAVAYHRRPRVEAADIGALGLTKIGCGSVWQGYYMFHGGTNPPGALQESHASDYPNDLPVLTYDFQAPLGEYGQYRPSYHELRLQHLMLADFGQLIAPMEAVLPERQPTGQDDRDTLRWAVRSDGDSGFLFVNNHQPHEPLPDHPETTFCVELPDAEGELSLPSVPVTIPTGAYFCWPLRLEVAGLRLEWATAQPVCTVQDEGRTVLVLAATDGIAPELALDAGTVTSVDTPSGEVAHVDGRVLVTGLRPGTDALVEVGTADGGRVGVLVLDAATARCVYRGEAWGVERLVLCADGVVFDRGDVRVHSPAARPSFAVLAAPERDPVVEGTAVTGTAYGVFTRYALDVPDALGDVHLTQVRPAGPAPEPVAGVLGRASAPADKYFESVAAEYRVEVPDDLPTGTVLRLTWTGDVGRAYVGDRLVADQFFSGRVWDIGVDRLPAGALRLRVLPLHPDAPVYLPGRAAVDARTAAVTGAEWVTTRSWTARVD